The genomic window GCCCGAGTAGAAGGGGCTGAAGAGGACCGCATTGTCGATGCGGCCGTCGGCGTCACGGTGCGGGGTCCCGACGGTGATGCAGGCCGTGCGCAGGGGCCCGGCGCCCAGGGACTCGAGGGTCACGCCGCCCGCGCCGCCCGACGCCCACGACTCCGGGTCGTCGAGGTCGTAGGCGCCGCCGATCCGGAAACCGGGGATTTCGTAATAGCGCTTGAGATGCGCCAGGCCCTCCACCCCGCAGAGGGCGGTGACGGGCCGGCGGTTTTGATCGTTTGGGTTCATGGTCTGCGCCTGTTCATGGGATGGGATTCCACAGGCACTCGATCGAAACTCTTACCGCAAATAGACGGTTTTGGACCGCTCTAACGCTCGCTGCACTGCAGACGCAAAAACTCGCCCTTCGGGCTCAAACAGTTTGCGCTGCGGCCGTTCCGCTTCGCGAAGAGCGGTTACCCAAAACGCGTCTGACTTTGCGTCCAGAATTCCTGTCGAGCGCCTCCTTAGTCCTGTCGATCTGTGGTTAGAGAGAAACAATGAAAAGCGCCCTGCGACGCCTTGATCACCTCGAACACCTCCGCGTCGCCGCCCGCAAGGCTCATCACGCCCCTCCAGCGGGCAAGGCCCCTGACCGCCTCGTCGTAGCGGACGGCGGCCGTCTGCGAGCGGTGGCACGCGAGGGCCCGGATCTTCGTCTCCAGCGTCTCCGAGATGTCGACGGCCAGCTCCCAGCGGCCCAGGGGGTGCCAGACCTCGTAGCCGAGGATCAGCTCGGGCGACCAGGGCTCGCCGCCAGCCTCCTGGAACCAGGGGCCGGAGCCCGCCTGGAGGGACTCGAGCACGAGCTCGCTTGCCACCCGGTGACCCAGGGACGTCTCGTTGCGCTCGTGGACGAAGACGACGTGCGGGCGAAGCCGCCGGACGAGTCGGATGATGTCGACCTTCATCTCGCGGGTGAACCCGGTCAGTCCGTCGGGGTATCGCAGGAATTCCACGCCGGCCGAGCCGAGGACCTTTGCCGCCTCGAGGGCCTCCTTCTCCCGCGCGGGCCCCATCTCCCAGGGGGGCACCCGGTCGCTGCCCGCCTCGCCGGAGGTGAGCACGACGTGGGTGATCCCGAAGCCCCGGCGCGCCAGCAGCGCCACCGTGCCGCCGCAGCCGATCTCGATGTCGTCGGGATGCGTCCCGAACGCCATCGCCCGTTTCTGATCCGTCTTCATGCTTCCCCCGTACGATAGCCGATTCTCAGTCCCCTGTCCCCTGTTTTTCCGTGTCCCGCCGGATGACCCACGCCGCCGCGGCCGCTGCGGCAAGAAAGGCCGTCCCCTCGAGCGGCTGCAGAAGAAGGATCTTTCCCACGCCGAAGAGGACGGCATAGACGAGGATCACCCCGCAGAGCCAGTCCCGCAGGAGCCTGCCGTAGCCCCGGTCCCCCCGCACGTCGGGCATGGACCGGGCGACAGCGGCCCAGCCGGGCCCCCCGGGATGCACGCGGCGGTAGAAGCGGCCGAGTGTTTCCGCATCGGCGGGCCTCGTCAGGTACGTCACCAGGAGCCACGCGGCGGTCGTGCACGCCACGATGGGATAGAGGGTCTCGGGAAAACGGAGCTGCGTGGCGAGTCGCAGCCAGCCGCAGACGGCAAGGGGCGCCACCATGGCCGCGATCTCGCTCCAGGCGTTGATCCGCCACCAGTACCACCGCAGGATCAGGACGAGGCCCAGGCCGGCGCCGGCCTCGATGAGGAAGGCCCAGGCGCCGGAGATCGTGTCCATGACGAAGGTGACGCCGAGCGACAGGGCCATCATCGCCAGCGTGGCAGCCCGCGAGACGGCGACGAGGTGCCGCTCCGGCGCGTCGGGCCGGACGAAGCGGCGGTAGAAATCGTTGACGATGTAGGAGGCGCCCCAGTTGAGCTGGGTGGCGATGGTGGACATGTAGGCGGCGAAGAAGGCCGCCACGAGCATCCCCTTGATGCCCGCCGGCAGATGATCGCGCATCGCGTAGACGTATCCCAGCCTCTTGTCCGCAGCGCCCAGGTCGGGGTAGAGGATGAGCGTCGCAAGACCGACGAGGATCCAGGGCCAGGGCCTCACGCAGTAGTGGGCGATCGTGAACCACAGGGTGGCGGCCTGCGCGTGCCGCTCGTCCTTCGCGGACATCATGCGCTGGGCGACGTACCCGCCGCCGCCCGGCTCCGCGCCCGGGTACCAGCAGGCCCACCACTGGATCCCGATGAAGGCGAAAAAGGCCGCGGCGCCCAGGGTCAGGGTTCCCGACCCGTCGCCCGCGGGGCCGCCGGATATCGCGGGGACCATCTCCAGCGACCAGGACGGAAGTTTCTGCACGAGCCCCGCGAGTCCCCCGATCTGGGGAAGGTCGAGGACCACGACGGCCAGGACGACCGTCCCGGCCATGGCCAGCACGAACTGGAAGGCGTCGGTGACGGCCACGCCCCAGAGACCCGAGAGGGCCGCGTAGAGGGCCGTGAGCGCCAGGGCCAGGGCCACGTAAACCACGACCGTGCCGCGGGGGATGTCGAACATGCCCTCGAGGACGGACGCCATGGCCAGGTTGACCCAGCCGATGATGACCGTGTTGATGAAGAGCCCCAGGTACAGGGCGCGGAAGCCGCGCAGGAATGCAGCGGGCCGGCCCGCGTAGCGGAGCTCGACGAACTCGACGTCGGTGAGGATGCCCGCCCGGCGCCACAGGCGGGCGAAGAAAAAGACGGTGAGCACGCCGCCGAAGACGAAGTTCCACCAGAGCCAGTTGCCGGCGATGCCGTGCTGCGCCACCAGTTCCGTCACCGCGAGCGGCGTGTCGGCCGCGAAGGTCGTGGCGACCATGGAGGTGCCGGCAAGCCACCACGGGAGGTTCCGTCCCGACAGGAAGAACTCCCGCACGCTCGAGCCGGCCCGGCGTGTGTAGTAGACGCCGATGCCGGCGCTCAGGAGGAAATACAGACCGATGATGACCCAGTCGATCGTCTGCAGCATGGGGATCA from Syntrophaceae bacterium includes these protein-coding regions:
- a CDS encoding PIG-L family deacetylase, which produces MKTDQKRAMAFGTHPDDIEIGCGGTVALLARRGFGITHVVLTSGEAGSDRVPPWEMGPAREKEALEAAKVLGSAGVEFLRYPDGLTGFTREMKVDIIRLVRRLRPHVVFVHERNETSLGHRVASELVLESLQAGSGPWFQEAGGEPWSPELILGYEVWHPLGRWELAVDISETLETKIRALACHRSQTAAVRYDEAVRGLARWRGVMSLAGGDAEVFEVIKASQGAFHCFSLTTDRQD
- a CDS encoding Na+:solute symporter; this translates as MLQTIDWVIIGLYFLLSAGIGVYYTRRAGSSVREFFLSGRNLPWWLAGTSMVATTFAADTPLAVTELVAQHGIAGNWLWWNFVFGGVLTVFFFARLWRRAGILTDVEFVELRYAGRPAAFLRGFRALYLGLFINTVIIGWVNLAMASVLEGMFDIPRGTVVVYVALALALTALYAALSGLWGVAVTDAFQFVLAMAGTVVLAVVVLDLPQIGGLAGLVQKLPSWSLEMVPAISGGPAGDGSGTLTLGAAAFFAFIGIQWWACWYPGAEPGGGGYVAQRMMSAKDERHAQAATLWFTIAHYCVRPWPWILVGLATLILYPDLGAADKRLGYVYAMRDHLPAGIKGMLVAAFFAAYMSTIATQLNWGASYIVNDFYRRFVRPDAPERHLVAVSRAATLAMMALSLGVTFVMDTISGAWAFLIEAGAGLGLVLILRWYWWRINAWSEIAAMVAPLAVCGWLRLATQLRFPETLYPIVACTTAAWLLVTYLTRPADAETLGRFYRRVHPGGPGWAAVARSMPDVRGDRGYGRLLRDWLCGVILVYAVLFGVGKILLLQPLEGTAFLAAAAAAAWVIRRDTEKQGTGD